In Corynebacterium endometrii, one DNA window encodes the following:
- the carB gene encoding carbamoyl-phosphate synthase large subunit: MPKRSDINHVLVIGSGPIVIGQACEFDYSGTQACRVLKAEGLRVTLVNSNPATIMTDPEFADHTYVEPIEPEFIEKIFQKEIEEGNPIDAVLATLGGQTALNAAIQLDRAGILEKYDIELIGADIDAIERGEDRQKFKDIVAKVGGESARSAVCHNMDEVHATVEELGLPVVVRPSFTMGGLGSGLAYNQEDLDRIAGGGLAASPEANVLIEESILGWKEFELELMRDGDDNVVVIASIENVDALGVHTGDSVTVAPALTLTDREFQKMRDIGIAIIREVGVDTGGCNIQFAINPDDGRIIVIEMNPRVSRSSALASKATGFPIAKLAAKLAIGYTLDEVTNDITGVTPAAFEPTLDYVIVKAPRFAFEKFPGSDDTLTTTMKSVGEAMGIGRNYIAGLNKVMRSLETKPAGFWTASDEYIAGERAGDKDAILEDLKRPTEGRMYDVEMAMRLGATVEELHEASEIDPWFLAELEALVHFRQRLIDAPVLDEPLLREAKYFGLSDTQIAHLRPELAGEDGVRRLRWSLGVRPVFKTVDTCAGEFEAQTPYHYSAYELDPAAESEVAEQREKDKVIILGSGPNRIGQGIEFDYSCVHAALELSRVGYETVMVNCNPETVSTDYDTADRLYFEPLTFEDVLEVYHAESQSGNVAGVIVQLGGQTPLGLAERLAEAGVPVVGTSPKAIDLAEDRGEFGKVLEAANLPAPAFGTVTSFDEAKEVAAGIGYPVLVRPSYVLGGRGMEIVYDEAALEDYISRATDINTDRPVLVDRFLDSAIEIDVDALCDGEEVYLAGVMEHIEEAGIHSGDSACSLPPMTLGPEDIEKVRRSTEALAKGIGVQGLMNVQFALKGNTLYVIEANPRASRTVPFVSKATGVPVAKAAARIMLGASIQELKAEGMLPDNYDGGSLPANHPIAVKEAVLPFNRFRRPDGAMLDTLLTPEMKSTGEVMGLANNFGAAYYKAEFGAFAELPATGTVFVSVANRDKRTLIFPIQRLHSLGYKLLATAGTASILQRNGVPCETVLKSSQVRAGAEGESVLDKIFNHEVDLIINTPAGSSGARHDGYEIRAAAVEKGVPLISSVQGVTAGIQALEAVHRGGFGVRALQELEHAPAE; encoded by the coding sequence ATGCCAAAGCGCAGCGATATCAACCACGTCCTGGTCATCGGTTCAGGCCCAATCGTCATCGGTCAGGCCTGTGAGTTTGACTATTCCGGTACCCAGGCCTGCCGAGTCCTTAAGGCTGAAGGCCTCCGGGTGACCCTAGTGAACTCCAACCCGGCGACGATTATGACGGACCCCGAGTTCGCGGACCATACTTACGTGGAGCCAATCGAGCCTGAGTTCATCGAGAAAATTTTCCAGAAGGAAATCGAAGAGGGCAATCCGATCGACGCCGTCCTGGCGACCCTCGGCGGCCAGACCGCACTCAATGCCGCTATCCAGTTAGACCGAGCGGGCATCCTCGAAAAGTATGACATCGAGCTCATCGGTGCGGACATCGACGCCATCGAGCGCGGCGAGGACCGCCAGAAGTTCAAGGATATTGTCGCCAAGGTCGGTGGCGAATCCGCACGCTCCGCCGTGTGCCACAACATGGATGAGGTGCACGCGACGGTTGAGGAATTGGGGCTGCCGGTAGTTGTGCGCCCGTCCTTTACCATGGGCGGGTTGGGCTCCGGCCTGGCCTACAACCAGGAGGACCTGGACCGCATTGCGGGCGGCGGCCTGGCTGCTTCCCCCGAGGCTAACGTGCTCATCGAGGAATCCATCCTGGGCTGGAAGGAATTCGAGCTTGAGCTCATGCGCGATGGTGATGACAATGTGGTTGTCATCGCGTCCATCGAGAACGTGGATGCCCTGGGCGTCCACACCGGTGATTCTGTCACCGTCGCTCCGGCGCTGACGCTGACCGACCGTGAGTTCCAGAAGATGCGCGATATTGGTATCGCCATCATTCGCGAGGTGGGCGTCGATACCGGCGGCTGCAATATCCAGTTTGCCATCAACCCCGATGACGGCCGCATCATCGTTATCGAGATGAATCCTCGCGTGTCGCGTTCTTCGGCACTGGCGTCCAAGGCAACGGGCTTCCCGATCGCCAAGCTGGCGGCAAAGCTGGCTATCGGCTACACCCTGGATGAGGTCACCAATGACATCACCGGCGTGACCCCGGCGGCCTTCGAGCCGACCTTGGATTACGTCATCGTCAAGGCCCCACGCTTTGCCTTCGAAAAATTCCCGGGCTCTGATGATACCTTGACTACCACCATGAAGTCCGTGGGCGAGGCCATGGGCATTGGCCGCAATTACATCGCGGGCCTGAATAAGGTCATGCGCTCCTTGGAGACCAAGCCTGCAGGGTTCTGGACCGCTAGCGATGAGTACATCGCCGGAGAGCGCGCAGGCGACAAGGACGCAATCCTCGAGGATCTCAAGCGCCCAACCGAAGGCCGCATGTATGACGTGGAGATGGCAATGCGCTTGGGCGCAACGGTGGAGGAGCTGCACGAGGCGTCCGAGATCGACCCATGGTTCCTGGCGGAGCTTGAGGCACTGGTCCACTTCCGCCAGCGCCTCATCGACGCGCCGGTTTTGGACGAACCCCTGCTGCGGGAGGCTAAGTACTTCGGCCTGTCCGATACCCAGATTGCTCACCTGCGCCCAGAGCTAGCGGGCGAGGATGGAGTGCGCCGCCTGCGCTGGTCGCTTGGCGTTCGCCCGGTTTTCAAGACGGTCGACACGTGCGCCGGCGAGTTTGAGGCGCAGACGCCTTATCACTATTCCGCTTACGAGCTTGACCCGGCGGCGGAGTCCGAGGTTGCAGAGCAGCGCGAGAAGGACAAGGTAATCATCCTGGGTTCCGGGCCAAACCGCATTGGTCAGGGCATTGAGTTTGACTATTCCTGCGTCCACGCGGCGCTAGAGCTATCCCGCGTGGGATACGAGACGGTCATGGTCAACTGCAATCCTGAGACGGTTTCTACCGACTATGACACCGCCGATCGCCTGTACTTCGAGCCGCTGACCTTCGAGGACGTGCTGGAGGTTTACCACGCGGAATCCCAGTCGGGCAACGTCGCCGGAGTGATCGTTCAGCTGGGCGGCCAGACCCCTCTGGGGCTTGCGGAGCGACTCGCTGAGGCAGGCGTTCCGGTAGTGGGCACCTCCCCTAAGGCCATTGACCTGGCCGAGGACCGCGGTGAGTTTGGCAAGGTGCTAGAAGCGGCCAACTTGCCTGCGCCTGCATTCGGCACCGTTACGTCCTTCGACGAAGCCAAGGAAGTAGCCGCGGGCATCGGTTACCCAGTGCTCGTTCGTCCGTCCTATGTGCTGGGCGGCCGAGGTATGGAGATCGTCTATGACGAAGCGGCGCTTGAGGATTACATCAGCCGCGCAACTGACATCAATACTGACCGCCCCGTGCTTGTTGACCGCTTCCTAGATTCCGCTATTGAGATTGACGTGGATGCCCTGTGCGATGGGGAAGAGGTCTACCTTGCCGGTGTCATGGAGCATATTGAGGAGGCCGGTATCCACTCCGGTGACTCGGCATGTTCCTTGCCGCCCATGACCCTTGGGCCCGAGGACATTGAAAAGGTTCGTCGTTCTACCGAGGCTCTAGCAAAGGGCATTGGTGTCCAGGGCTTGATGAACGTCCAGTTCGCGCTCAAGGGCAACACTTTGTACGTGATTGAGGCCAACCCCCGAGCATCCCGCACCGTTCCGTTTGTATCTAAGGCCACTGGCGTGCCGGTCGCAAAGGCCGCCGCGCGCATCATGCTGGGTGCCTCGATTCAGGAATTGAAGGCGGAGGGAATGCTGCCGGATAATTATGACGGTGGCTCGCTGCCCGCGAATCACCCGATTGCCGTGAAGGAGGCCGTGCTTCCGTTTAATCGATTCCGCCGACCTGATGGCGCGATGCTGGACACCCTGCTGACTCCAGAGATGAAGTCCACCGGTGAGGTTATGGGTCTAGCGAACAACTTCGGGGCGGCGTACTACAAAGCGGAGTTTGGGGCGTTCGCCGAGCTACCTGCCACCGGAACCGTATTCGTGTCCGTAGCGAACCGCGACAAGCGTACCCTCATTTTCCCAATCCAGCGCCTGCATTCTCTGGGCTACAAGCTGCTTGCTACGGCAGGCACCGCGTCCATCCTGCAGCGCAATGGCGTGCCATGCGAGACCGTACTTAAATCCTCCCAGGTGCGAGCGGGGGCTGAGGGTGAGTCCGTGCTGGACAAGATTTTCAACCACGAGGTGGATCTCATCATCAATACCCCTGCGGGTTCTTCCGGGGCGCGCCACGATGGGTACGAGATTCGTGCCGCGGCGGTGGAAAAGGGCGTTCCGCTCATCTCTTCCGTGCAGGGAGTAACCGCGGGCATCCAAGCGCTCGAAGCAGTACACCGTGGCGGATTCGGCGTCCGTGCGCTCCAGGAGCTCGAACATGCCCCAGCAGAATAG
- the carA gene encoding glutamine-hydrolyzing carbamoyl-phosphate synthase small subunit gives MQNDTFNSHGLKQKGANVTDANPQSTNASIPAVLVLADGRTYKGFGFGATGTSLGEAVFTTGMTGYQETMTDPSYHRQIVVATAPQIGNTGWNDEDNESRGSKIWVAGLVIRDLAHRVSNWRAARSLSEEMENQGVVGIRGIDTRALVRHLRNHGSIAAGIFSGEAAKRPLEELIEEVAGQASMKGADLSSEVSADEIYTVEAEGEKRFTVVAYDMGIKTATPANFAKRGIETIVVPAGTPYEAIKQYNPDGVFVSNGPGDPATADDAVAIVRDVLAAKVPFFGICFGNQILGRAFGMDTYKLKFGHRGINVPVQNHITGKIDITAQNHGFALASPSGKDNPAGEEFETDFGTAVVTHTCLNDHVIEGVALKNGLAYSVQYHPESAAGPHDAQPLFDQFVELMAAESPNAQ, from the coding sequence ATGCAGAACGATACATTTAATTCTCACGGTCTTAAGCAGAAAGGCGCGAACGTGACGGACGCTAATCCCCAGTCCACCAATGCTTCTATCCCGGCGGTACTCGTGCTTGCGGATGGTCGCACCTACAAAGGCTTCGGCTTCGGTGCCACCGGCACCAGCCTCGGCGAGGCAGTATTTACCACCGGTATGACCGGCTACCAGGAGACCATGACGGATCCGTCCTATCACCGTCAGATTGTGGTTGCCACCGCTCCGCAGATCGGCAATACCGGGTGGAACGATGAGGACAACGAGTCGAGGGGCAGCAAGATCTGGGTCGCCGGCCTGGTGATCCGGGACCTGGCCCACCGAGTGTCCAATTGGCGCGCGGCCCGAAGCTTGTCCGAAGAAATGGAAAACCAGGGCGTTGTTGGCATCCGCGGGATCGATACCCGCGCCCTGGTGCGTCACCTGCGTAACCATGGCTCCATCGCCGCTGGAATCTTCTCCGGAGAGGCTGCAAAGCGCCCCCTGGAGGAACTAATTGAGGAAGTTGCGGGCCAAGCCTCCATGAAGGGGGCGGACCTATCCTCTGAAGTCTCCGCGGACGAAATCTACACCGTTGAGGCCGAAGGGGAGAAGCGGTTTACCGTAGTCGCCTACGACATGGGCATTAAGACCGCTACGCCTGCGAACTTCGCGAAGCGCGGAATTGAGACCATAGTTGTCCCGGCCGGCACCCCCTATGAGGCCATTAAGCAGTACAACCCGGACGGAGTATTCGTCTCGAACGGCCCCGGCGATCCAGCCACTGCGGACGATGCCGTAGCCATCGTGCGCGACGTATTGGCGGCCAAGGTGCCCTTCTTCGGCATTTGTTTCGGTAACCAGATTCTGGGCCGGGCCTTTGGAATGGACACCTACAAGCTGAAGTTCGGCCATCGCGGAATCAACGTGCCGGTTCAAAACCACATCACCGGCAAGATTGACATCACCGCCCAGAACCACGGCTTTGCCCTGGCGAGCCCGTCCGGCAAGGACAATCCCGCGGGCGAGGAATTCGAGACCGACTTTGGTACCGCCGTGGTGACACACACCTGCCTGAATGACCACGTCATTGAGGGGGTGGCGCTCAAGAACGGATTGGCGTACTCCGTCCAGTACCACCCGGAGTCCGCAGCCGGTCCGCACGATGCCCAGCCGCTGTTCGATCAATTCGTTGAGCTGATGGCTGCCGAGTCTCCGAACGCACAGTAA
- a CDS encoding dihydroorotase — MTGFPETGRVSAPAAGTVLIDNVRPYGEGDPTTVLIKDGVIAAIGGDHEADRVIDAGGHVLLPGLVDMHVHLREPGREDTETIETGSRAAAKGGFTAVFTMANTSPVTDQPIIAESVWLKSQALGLCDVHPVGSISKGLEGKTLTEFGMMARSDARVRMFSDDGKCVSDPQLMRRALEYAKGLNVLLAQHAEEPRLTDGAVAHEGETAAKLGLRGWPRVAEESIVARDALLARDYGNRVHICHASTTGTVELLKWAKAQGIPLTAEVTPHHLLLTDDKLRTYDGVFRVNPPLREEHDTLALRDALLDGTIDCVATDHAPHGSEDKCVEFENAKPGMLGLETSLAVIARIFVASGLADWRFIARVMSERPAEITQLPDHGRPIAVGEPANLTIVDPEAAWVSDNDSLESKASNNPFNGEEFGAQVTHTILRGRVTYQRAESGAAAEMEVEK; from the coding sequence ATGACAGGATTCCCAGAGACCGGCCGCGTATCCGCCCCAGCCGCCGGCACAGTTCTAATAGATAATGTCCGGCCCTACGGAGAGGGCGATCCGACCACAGTCCTTATCAAGGACGGTGTCATTGCGGCCATCGGGGGCGACCATGAGGCAGATAGGGTCATTGACGCCGGCGGGCACGTTCTGCTCCCAGGGCTGGTGGACATGCACGTTCACCTGCGCGAGCCCGGACGCGAGGATACGGAAACCATCGAGACGGGTTCAAGGGCCGCGGCTAAGGGCGGTTTCACGGCTGTGTTTACCATGGCTAATACCTCGCCGGTGACGGACCAGCCGATTATCGCCGAGTCCGTATGGTTGAAATCCCAGGCCTTGGGCCTGTGTGACGTCCACCCAGTGGGCTCTATCTCTAAGGGCCTAGAGGGAAAGACGCTGACCGAATTTGGCATGATGGCCCGCAGCGACGCCAGGGTGCGCATGTTTTCTGACGATGGAAAGTGCGTGTCAGACCCGCAGCTAATGCGCCGTGCGCTCGAGTACGCCAAGGGGCTGAATGTGCTGCTGGCTCAGCACGCCGAGGAGCCGCGTCTTACCGACGGCGCTGTTGCGCACGAGGGTGAGACTGCCGCAAAGCTAGGTCTGCGCGGCTGGCCGAGGGTTGCCGAGGAATCGATCGTTGCTCGCGACGCGCTGTTGGCCCGTGATTACGGCAACCGCGTGCACATCTGCCACGCCTCGACTACCGGCACCGTGGAGTTGCTTAAATGGGCGAAGGCCCAGGGAATTCCGCTTACCGCGGAGGTAACCCCGCATCACCTGCTGCTTACCGACGACAAGCTCAGGACCTACGACGGGGTGTTCAGGGTGAATCCTCCGCTGCGAGAGGAGCATGACACGCTCGCGCTGCGCGATGCGCTGCTCGATGGAACCATTGACTGCGTGGCTACCGATCATGCACCGCACGGCTCCGAGGATAAGTGCGTGGAGTTTGAAAACGCGAAGCCGGGCATGCTGGGACTGGAGACGTCGCTGGCGGTCATCGCCCGCATCTTTGTGGCATCAGGCCTGGCTGATTGGCGTTTCATCGCGCGGGTCATGTCTGAGCGCCCGGCGGAGATCACGCAGCTGCCGGATCATGGGCGCCCAATCGCCGTGGGGGAGCCCGCGAACCTGACCATCGTGGATCCCGAGGCGGCGTGGGTTTCCGATAACGATTCCCTGGAATCTAAGGCTTCCAATAATCCGTTCAATGGTGAAGAGTTTGGCGCACAGGTCACGCACACAATCCTTCGCGGCCGCGTGACTTACCAACGCGCCGAATCCGGCGCCGCTGCCGAGATGGAAGTGGAAAAGTAG
- a CDS encoding aspartate carbamoyltransferase catalytic subunit produces the protein MKHLLDIADLNRDEIVGLLDEADRFREALDGREMKKLPTLRGRTIYTLFYENSTRTRSSFETAGKWMSADVINLSASTSSVKKGESLKDTSLTLAAIGADAIIMRHPSSGAAQQVAQWVCPDGQGPSVINAGDGAHQHPTQGLLDAVTMRQRLGISGGNFDGLKVKIVGDCLHSRVVRSNVDLLSTLGAEVTLVAPPTLLPFGVENWPVKISYDFDAEISDADVVMMLRVQQERMNGGFFPSHREYATLYGLSKERASRMRKDAIIMHPGPMLRGMEINYAVADLDEAAVLQQVNNGVHLRMAVLFTLLVGGENAGF, from the coding sequence GTGAAGCACCTTTTGGATATCGCGGATCTCAACCGCGACGAAATAGTTGGCCTGCTGGATGAAGCGGACCGTTTCCGCGAGGCCCTAGACGGCCGCGAGATGAAGAAGCTTCCCACGCTGCGTGGCCGCACCATCTACACGCTGTTCTATGAGAATTCCACCCGCACCCGTTCCTCATTCGAGACGGCGGGTAAGTGGATGAGCGCGGACGTTATTAACCTTTCGGCTTCAACGTCCTCGGTTAAGAAGGGGGAGTCCCTTAAGGACACCTCGCTTACCCTTGCGGCCATTGGGGCCGATGCCATCATTATGCGCCACCCTTCCTCAGGTGCGGCGCAGCAGGTCGCGCAATGGGTTTGCCCCGATGGCCAAGGGCCGTCCGTAATCAACGCCGGCGACGGGGCACATCAGCACCCAACTCAAGGCTTGCTGGATGCCGTGACTATGCGCCAGCGCCTGGGCATAAGTGGCGGTAATTTTGACGGCCTCAAGGTCAAAATCGTGGGCGACTGTCTGCATTCTCGCGTGGTGCGCTCCAATGTAGACCTACTGTCCACCCTAGGGGCGGAGGTGACACTCGTGGCTCCGCCTACCTTGTTGCCGTTCGGTGTGGAGAACTGGCCGGTCAAGATCTCCTACGATTTTGACGCAGAGATTAGCGACGCGGATGTGGTCATGATGCTGCGGGTGCAGCAAGAGCGCATGAACGGTGGGTTCTTCCCGTCCCACCGGGAGTATGCCACCCTGTATGGACTGTCCAAGGAGCGAGCATCGCGGATGCGTAAGGATGCCATCATCATGCACCCAGGTCCCATGCTGCGCGGCATGGAGATCAACTACGCAGTGGCCGATTTGGATGAGGCGGCGGTGTTGCAGCAGGTGAACAACGGTGTGCATCTGCGGATGGCCGTGCTTTTCACGTTGCTCGTCGGCGGCGAGAATGCCGGATTCTAA
- the pyrR gene encoding bifunctional pyr operon transcriptional regulator/uracil phosphoribosyltransferase PyrR, which produces MSEHGNNATVTELLSSDDVSRTVARIAHQIIEKTALDSDDAPRVVLLGIPSGGVPLAGRLAARIEEFSGCPVLHGSLDITLYRDDLRNRPHRALQPTTIPAGGLNGATVILVDDVLYSGRTIRAALDAISDFGRPEVIQLAVLVDRGHRQVPIRADYVGKNVPTSRDEGIEVQIAELDGKDGVVLIREAEGA; this is translated from the coding sequence ATGAGTGAACACGGCAATAACGCTACCGTCACGGAGCTGCTTAGCTCCGATGATGTTTCGCGTACCGTCGCACGCATCGCGCACCAGATTATTGAAAAAACGGCGTTAGATTCCGATGACGCACCCCGCGTTGTCCTGCTTGGCATTCCCTCTGGTGGCGTGCCTTTGGCTGGGCGTCTTGCGGCCAGGATTGAAGAGTTTTCGGGTTGCCCGGTTCTGCACGGCTCCCTGGATATCACGCTCTACCGCGATGACCTGCGCAATAGGCCGCACCGCGCGTTACAGCCCACCACCATCCCGGCCGGGGGTCTCAACGGCGCCACCGTGATTTTGGTTGACGATGTTCTCTATTCCGGTCGCACCATTCGCGCTGCACTGGACGCTATTTCCGATTTTGGCCGCCCTGAGGTTATTCAGCTGGCGGTCCTTGTTGATCGTGGGCACCGCCAGGTCCCAATCCGCGCCGATTATGTGGGCAAGAACGTGCCCACCTCACGCGATGAGGGAATCGAGGTCCAGATCGCGGAACTTGACGGCAAAGATGGCGTGGTCTTAATTCGTGAAGCTGAGGGGGCATAA